A region from the Manihot esculenta cultivar AM560-2 chromosome 13, M.esculenta_v8, whole genome shotgun sequence genome encodes:
- the LOC110629254 gene encoding uncharacterized protein LOC110629254, which translates to MVAKYENENSCEEALIDAVYPSLEENARLAQYMTNRAILATKNEYVNSFNEKMINIFPSESNIYTSFDEAVDDANNYYQEKFLNTLLPNELSPHKLEFKMNCPIILLRNLDPSNGLCNGTIIVHISFKKNVIQAAKSDSRLANKNLPPDIGVTISRSFSIIVIDI; encoded by the exons ATGGTAGCGAAGTATGAAAATGAAAATAGTTGTGAAGAAGCATTAATTGATGCAGTATATCCATCATTAGAGGAAAATGCTAGATTGGCACAGTACATGACAAATCGTGCAATCCTGGCAACAAAAAATGAATATGTAAATAGCTTTAATGAAAAGATGATAAACATATTCCCTAGTGAAAGTAACATTTATACTAGTTTTGATGAAGCTGTAGATGATGCAAATAATTATTACCAAGAGAAATTCTTAAACACTTTATTACCAAATGAATTGTCTCCGCATAAGCTGGAATTTAAGATGAATTGTCCAATAATACTGCTAAGGAACCTAGATCCTTCAAATGGTCTATGCAATGGAACAATAATAGTGCATATAAGTTTTAAGAAAAAT GTTATTCAAGCTGCCAAGTCTGACTCTCGTTTGGCAAACAAGAATCTCCCTCCAG ATATTGGAGTAACCATTTCTCGCAGCTTTTCTATAATTGTCATTGATATTTAG